A section of the Streptomyces sp. V3I8 genome encodes:
- a CDS encoding MFS transporter — protein MASTVTPGTPGTPASPRPGYGRLLRTRGAWTFLLPGFAARQPFAMLTLSIVLLVQHTTGSYGAAGAVAAVTGVAMAVFAPFTGRLADRHGQRAVLLPGVVVHALAGLSLTALALADAPLWALFAAAVPTGASVPQVGPMVRARWGVKLQGSPLMPTAAAFESVTDELTFVLGPLLATALCTTVDPAAGLLTEAALTLVGGLLFAAQRGSQPAIVPRAGTGAGTGAGSHAGTGGAGEGHARVRPALAVPGVRVLVVAFLGIGAVFGGMQVALAAFSESIGEPGLNGVLYGTFAAGNMLSGVVCGAIAWKTAPRRRLLTGYAALALTASGLWAAQSAVVLAGTGLLVGMCIAPALITGYTLVESLVPMGARTEAFTWLTGAVALGQAAAVLIAGQLEDRLWDGAGFLVPMGGTLLAFATLVALRSRLAPPAVSRTVARGVGHRAPVAVD, from the coding sequence GTGGCATCCACGGTCACCCCCGGGACCCCCGGCACCCCGGCGTCCCCCCGCCCGGGATACGGCCGGCTGCTGCGCACGCGCGGCGCCTGGACGTTCCTGCTCCCCGGCTTCGCCGCACGGCAGCCGTTCGCCATGCTGACCCTCTCCATCGTGCTGCTCGTGCAGCACACCACCGGCTCGTACGGGGCCGCAGGCGCCGTCGCCGCCGTGACCGGTGTCGCCATGGCGGTGTTCGCGCCGTTCACCGGCCGCCTCGCGGACCGGCACGGACAGCGGGCCGTACTGCTTCCCGGGGTCGTCGTGCACGCGCTGGCGGGCCTCTCCCTGACCGCGCTGGCGCTCGCGGACGCTCCCCTGTGGGCGCTGTTCGCGGCGGCCGTGCCGACCGGGGCGTCGGTGCCGCAGGTCGGGCCGATGGTGCGGGCCCGCTGGGGCGTCAAGCTGCAGGGCTCGCCCCTCATGCCGACCGCGGCCGCCTTCGAGTCCGTCACGGACGAGCTGACCTTCGTGCTCGGACCACTCCTCGCGACCGCGCTGTGCACCACCGTGGACCCGGCCGCAGGACTGCTCACGGAGGCCGCGCTGACGCTGGTGGGCGGACTGCTGTTCGCCGCCCAGCGCGGTTCGCAGCCGGCCATTGTTCCACGGGCGGGCACCGGTGCGGGTACGGGCGCGGGTTCGCACGCGGGTACGGGTGGTGCGGGTGAGGGGCACGCGCGCGTACGTCCCGCGTTGGCCGTTCCCGGCGTGCGTGTCCTGGTGGTGGCCTTCCTCGGTATCGGCGCCGTCTTCGGCGGTATGCAGGTGGCGCTCGCCGCGTTCAGCGAGTCCATCGGCGAGCCCGGTCTGAACGGTGTCCTCTACGGGACGTTCGCCGCGGGCAACATGCTCTCCGGCGTCGTCTGCGGCGCGATCGCCTGGAAGACGGCCCCGCGCCGCCGCCTCCTCACCGGGTACGCGGCCCTCGCGCTGACCGCCTCCGGGCTGTGGGCCGCGCAGTCGGCCGTCGTCCTCGCCGGGACCGGCCTCCTGGTCGGCATGTGCATCGCGCCCGCCCTGATCACCGGCTACACGCTCGTCGAGTCCCTGGTGCCGATGGGTGCCCGCACAGAAGCCTTCACCTGGCTGACCGGCGCCGTCGCCCTGGGCCAGGCCGCGGCCGTCCTGATCGCCGGGCAGCTCGAGGACCGCCTCTGGGACGGGGCCGGTTTCCTCGTACCGATGGGCGGCACGCTGCTCGCGTTCGCGACCCTGGTGGCGCTGCGTTCACGGCTCGCTCCGCCGGCCGTGAGCCGGACCGTCGCACGTGGCGTCGGTCACCGCGCGCCGGTCGCAGTGGACTGA
- a CDS encoding FmdB family zinc ribbon protein yields the protein MPTYQYQCTECGEGLEAVQKFTDDALTECPNCGGRLKKVFSAVGIVFKGSGFYRNDSRGSSSSSSPASASKSSGSSSDSASSGSSGSSGSSDSKSSSSSSGSKPSSTSSGSSSGSNAA from the coding sequence GTGCCGACCTACCAGTACCAGTGCACCGAGTGCGGCGAAGGCCTCGAGGCGGTGCAGAAGTTCACCGACGACGCCCTGACCGAGTGCCCCAATTGCGGTGGCCGCCTGAAGAAGGTGTTCTCCGCCGTAGGCATCGTCTTCAAGGGCTCCGGGTTCTACCGCAACGACAGCCGCGGCTCGTCGTCCAGCAGCAGTCCCGCGTCGGCCTCGAAGTCCTCGGGCTCGTCGTCCGACTCGGCGTCGTCCGGGTCGTCGGGATCGTCCGGGTCGTCCGACTCGAAGTCCTCCTCGTCCTCGTCCGGCTCGAAGCCGTCGTCGACGTCGTCGGGTTCGTCCTCCGGCAGCAACGCCGCCTGA
- a CDS encoding S-methyl-5'-thioadenosine phosphorylase, with product MANTENVEIGVIGGSGFYSFLDDVTEIQVDTPYGPPSDSLFLGEVAGRRVAFLPRHGRGHHLPPHRINYRANLWALRSVGARQVLGPCAVGGLRPEYGPGTLLVPDQFVDRTQTRAQTFFDGVPLVGGGTPNVVHVSLADPYCPAGREVALAAARGRDWKAVDGGTLVVIEGPRFSTRAESLWYRAQGWSVVGMTGHPEAALARELELCYTSLTLVTDLDAGAAAGEGVSHDEVLRVFAANVGRLRGVLFDAVAGLPDSSSRDCPCASALGGMDTGIALP from the coding sequence ATGGCGAACACGGAAAACGTCGAGATCGGCGTCATCGGCGGGTCGGGTTTCTACTCGTTCCTCGACGACGTGACCGAGATCCAGGTGGACACCCCCTACGGGCCGCCCAGTGACTCCCTCTTCCTCGGCGAGGTCGCCGGGCGCCGGGTCGCCTTCCTCCCCCGCCACGGCCGCGGCCACCATCTGCCGCCGCACCGCATCAACTACCGGGCCAACCTGTGGGCGCTGCGGTCCGTCGGCGCGCGCCAGGTGCTCGGGCCGTGTGCCGTGGGCGGGCTCCGGCCCGAGTACGGGCCCGGGACGCTGCTCGTGCCGGACCAGTTCGTCGACCGTACGCAGACGCGCGCACAGACCTTCTTCGACGGGGTGCCGCTGGTCGGCGGCGGAACGCCGAACGTGGTGCACGTGTCGCTGGCCGATCCCTACTGCCCGGCCGGGCGCGAGGTCGCGCTCGCGGCGGCGCGCGGGCGGGACTGGAAGGCGGTGGACGGGGGGACGCTGGTCGTGATCGAGGGACCGCGGTTCTCGACCCGTGCGGAGTCGCTCTGGTACCGGGCGCAGGGGTGGTCCGTGGTGGGGATGACCGGGCATCCCGAGGCGGCGCTCGCCCGTGAACTGGAGCTCTGCTACACGTCCTTGACCCTGGTCACCGATCTCGACGCGGGAGCCGCCGCCGGGGAGGGCGTCTCGCACGACGAGGTGCTGCGGGTGTTCGCGGCGAACGTGGGGCGGCTGCGCGGGGTGTTGTTCGACGCCGTCGCCGGGCTGCCGGACTCTTCGTCCCGGGACTGTCCGTGCGCTTCGGCGTTGGGCGGGATGGATACGGGGATCGCATTGCCGTAG
- the mscL gene encoding large conductance mechanosensitive channel protein MscL produces MSEKKKEPSILDGFKAFLMRGNVVDLAVAVVIGAAFTNIVNSLVKGVINPVVGAFGTKDLDKYSSCLKTPCTFDVATGTAKSGIPIMWGTVLSATLTFLITAAVVYFLMVLPMSKYLARQAARQKAKENTQEVLEVTELEVLKEIRDALVAQRGSADGGR; encoded by the coding sequence GTGAGCGAGAAGAAGAAGGAACCGAGCATCCTGGACGGCTTCAAGGCTTTCCTGATGCGCGGGAACGTCGTCGACCTGGCTGTCGCGGTGGTCATCGGCGCGGCCTTCACCAACATCGTCAACTCCCTGGTCAAGGGCGTGATCAACCCGGTGGTCGGCGCCTTCGGCACCAAGGACCTCGACAAGTACAGCTCGTGTCTGAAAACCCCCTGCACATTCGACGTGGCCACGGGCACCGCGAAGAGCGGCATCCCGATCATGTGGGGCACCGTCCTCAGCGCGACGCTGACCTTCCTGATCACCGCGGCCGTCGTCTACTTCCTGATGGTGCTGCCGATGTCCAAGTACCTCGCCCGGCAGGCGGCCCGCCAGAAGGCGAAGGAGAACACACAGGAGGTGCTCGAGGTGACCGAGCTGGAGGTCCTGAAGGAGATCCGCGACGCTCTGGTGGCGCAGCGCGGCTCCGCAGACGGCGGGCGGTAG
- a CDS encoding P1 family peptidase, with amino-acid sequence MTVDALTDVTGLRVGHATRIGDGWLTGTTVVLAPEGGAVAAVDVRGGGPGTKETDALDPRNVVRTVEALVLTGGSAYGLDSATGVMAWLEERGRGVRVGPDPRHVVPVVPAACVFDLGRGGDFRARPDAAMGREAVEAAAASGLGAAVAEGCVGAGTGAAVGMMKGGVGTASAVLGSGITVAALVVANAAGSVLEPEKGALYGELVQGRMDLPAAEVHEAARTRLAEAAARNTVPPLNTTLAVVATDADLSKAQAHKLAGTAHDGIARAVRPVHLLNDGDTVFALATGARPLSPENPLALNEILAAGADLVTRAIVRAVRTAESVKGPGGVWRAYGELYGRE; translated from the coding sequence ATGACAGTTGACGCTCTGACCGATGTGACCGGGCTGCGGGTGGGACATGCCACACGGATCGGCGACGGGTGGCTCACCGGCACGACCGTCGTCCTGGCGCCCGAGGGGGGCGCGGTCGCGGCCGTGGACGTACGGGGTGGCGGGCCCGGCACCAAGGAGACCGACGCGCTCGATCCGCGCAATGTCGTGCGCACCGTCGAGGCACTCGTCCTGACGGGCGGCAGCGCCTACGGGCTGGACTCGGCGACGGGAGTGATGGCCTGGCTGGAGGAGCGGGGGCGCGGGGTGCGGGTCGGGCCCGATCCGCGTCATGTCGTGCCGGTCGTGCCGGCCGCCTGCGTCTTCGATCTGGGCCGGGGCGGCGACTTCCGGGCCCGGCCGGACGCGGCGATGGGCCGCGAGGCGGTGGAGGCCGCCGCCGCGAGCGGGCTGGGCGCGGCCGTAGCCGAAGGATGCGTGGGCGCCGGGACCGGGGCGGCCGTCGGAATGATGAAGGGCGGGGTCGGCACGGCCAGTGCCGTCCTCGGCTCGGGGATCACGGTGGCGGCGCTCGTGGTGGCCAACGCGGCGGGGTCGGTGCTGGAGCCGGAGAAGGGGGCGCTGTACGGGGAGTTGGTCCAGGGGCGCATGGACCTGCCGGCCGCGGAGGTCCATGAGGCGGCGCGGACGCGGTTGGCCGAGGCGGCGGCCAGGAACACGGTTCCGCCGCTCAACACCACGCTGGCGGTGGTCGCCACCGACGCCGACCTGTCGAAGGCACAGGCCCACAAGCTCGCCGGCACGGCGCACGACGGCATCGCGCGGGCCGTCCGGCCGGTGCACCTGCTCAACGACGGCGACACCGTCTTCGCACTGGCCACGGGCGCGCGTCCGCTGTCCCCGGAGAACCCCCTGGCCCTGAACGAGATCCTCGCGGCAGGCGCGGACCTGGTGACCCGCGCGATCGTACGAGCGGTACGCACGGCCGAGTCGGTGAAGGGCCCGGGCGGGGTGTGGCGGGCGTACGGGGAGTTGTACGGGAGGGAGTGA
- a CDS encoding Ig-like domain-containing protein has translation MTTPDATVRRTLVACAALVVGALTLTACGGDAEADGKGGGSESSEARIVISAKDGSAGASINSTGVKVSHGRLTGVKMAEAATGAAVAGKIAGDGKSWKPEKRLERGAEYRISATAKGENGKTAKAGSTFTTVSTDNSFVGTYTPDGGTKVGVGMPVSFTFDKAVSKKKDVQSHIEVTSSSGQKVVGHWFGAQRLDFRPEEYWKAGSEVTVDIGLDGVEGADGVYGVQDKTVTFTVGRSQVSTVDVATQTMKVVRDGRTVRTIPISSGSPENSTYNGQMVISEKFRQTRMNGATVGHGGEYDISDVPDAMRLTTSGTFIHGNYWYNKGNPPFGSEGTSHGCVGLADVRGAGGGTDGAWFFDNSLVGDVVTVRNSPDKTVTPDNGLNGWNMAWSAWTAGSAL, from the coding sequence GTGACTACGCCCGACGCAACCGTGCGACGCACGTTGGTGGCCTGTGCCGCCCTGGTGGTCGGCGCCCTGACGCTCACCGCGTGCGGCGGTGACGCCGAGGCCGACGGCAAGGGAGGCGGGTCGGAGTCCTCGGAGGCGCGGATCGTGATCTCCGCGAAGGACGGTTCGGCCGGGGCGTCGATCAACTCGACCGGGGTGAAGGTCAGCCATGGGAGGCTGACCGGGGTGAAGATGGCGGAGGCGGCCACGGGAGCCGCCGTCGCGGGGAAGATCGCGGGGGACGGGAAGAGCTGGAAGCCCGAGAAGCGGTTGGAGCGCGGGGCCGAGTACCGGATATCCGCCACCGCGAAGGGTGAGAACGGGAAGACGGCCAAGGCCGGTTCGACGTTCACCACGGTGTCCACGGACAACAGCTTCGTGGGGACGTACACGCCCGACGGGGGCACGAAGGTCGGCGTCGGCATGCCGGTGTCCTTCACCTTCGACAAGGCGGTCAGCAAGAAGAAGGACGTCCAGTCGCACATCGAGGTCACGTCCAGCAGCGGGCAGAAGGTGGTCGGGCACTGGTTCGGCGCGCAGCGGCTGGACTTCCGGCCCGAGGAGTACTGGAAGGCCGGTTCCGAGGTCACGGTGGACATCGGCCTGGACGGTGTCGAGGGTGCGGACGGCGTCTACGGGGTGCAGGACAAGACGGTCACGTTCACGGTCGGGCGTTCCCAGGTGTCCACGGTCGACGTCGCCACGCAGACCATGAAGGTCGTGCGTGACGGCAGGACCGTCAGGACGATCCCGATCTCGTCGGGGAGCCCGGAGAACAGCACGTACAACGGGCAGATGGTGATCTCGGAGAAGTTCCGGCAGACGCGGATGAACGGGGCGACGGTCGGCCACGGCGGGGAGTACGACATCTCGGACGTGCCGGACGCGATGCGGCTGACGACCTCGGGCACCTTCATCCACGGCAACTACTGGTACAACAAGGGCAATCCGCCCTTCGGGAGCGAAGGCACCAGCCACGGCTGCGTCGGTCTCGCGGACGTGCGGGGCGCAGGCGGCGGCACGGACGGCGCGTGGTTCTTCGACAACTCGCTCGTCGGGGACGTCGTGACGGTCAGGAACTCTCCCGACAAGACAGTCACACCGGACAACGGGCTCAACGGCTGGAACATGGCATGGAGTGCCTGGACCGCCGGAAGTGCGCTCTGA
- a CDS encoding DUF6227 family protein, which produces MSVPYETAAYEQPESPESPEEHLARLLGRALNSFELPDDTIRRLERALAHDSSLHSAHHSAGLHRETYRHTWLLADGSALTLWELVHNTAPSRETQHEVYEDEEELRTATARLPLPADSPDFELPTLVRVSVIPEPLHAYVLDNSADHGRRLLRRAENADRPGEDMAELLRMAFAHQITQAFGRPSGAGRKGRNFSLYEHAFLLRDGRELSLWEVEHTATPDGRHMCEVYATEEDAREAMERRAANLR; this is translated from the coding sequence TTGAGCGTTCCGTACGAGACGGCAGCGTACGAACAACCCGAGTCGCCCGAGTCTCCGGAGGAGCATCTCGCGCGACTCCTCGGTCGCGCCCTGAACTCCTTCGAGCTGCCGGACGACACGATACGGCGGCTCGAACGGGCGCTGGCCCACGACAGTTCGCTGCACTCCGCGCACCACAGCGCGGGGCTGCACCGCGAGACGTACCGCCATACCTGGCTGCTGGCCGATGGGAGCGCGCTCACGCTGTGGGAGCTGGTGCACAACACCGCGCCGAGCCGCGAGACGCAGCACGAGGTGTACGAGGACGAGGAGGAGCTGCGGACCGCGACCGCGCGTCTGCCGCTGCCCGCGGACTCCCCCGACTTCGAGCTGCCCACGCTGGTGAGGGTGTCGGTCATTCCCGAGCCGTTACACGCCTACGTCCTGGACAACTCGGCGGACCACGGCCGGCGCCTGCTGCGCCGCGCCGAGAACGCGGACCGGCCCGGCGAGGACATGGCCGAGCTGCTGCGGATGGCGTTCGCGCACCAGATCACCCAGGCGTTCGGGCGGCCGAGCGGGGCCGGCCGGAAGGGCCGTAACTTCTCCCTCTACGAGCATGCGTTCCTGCTCCGCGACGGCCGCGAGCTGTCCCTGTGGGAGGTCGAGCACACGGCCACGCCCGACGGACGGCACATGTGCGAGGTGTACGCGACGGAGGAGGACGCCCGGGAGGCCATGGAGCGCCGGGCGGCCAACCTGCGCTGA
- a CDS encoding fructose-specific PTS transporter subunit EIIC: MSEMITADLVDLDLSADTKEAAARALAERMVSLGRVTDLDGFLADVAAREAQMPTGLDGGIGIPHCRSEHVTEPTLAFGRSTAGVDFGAPDGPADLIFLIAAPAGADDAHLTILSSLARQLMNAEFTSALRSARDAAAAAALIRGDEAPAAAGTKPAPAEAAPASASAPAPVPAASPAPVPVPQAEDATTTGSAPAAPVTEAEPEVAAAAAAVTPGRPFRIVAVTSCPTGIAHTYMAAESLENAGRDAGDVEVTVETQGSAGFTRLDPAVIAAADGVIFAHDVPVREKDRFAGKPTVDVGVKAGINKPAELIAEVRGKAERGESTSAARSGGTPVDRTGEPDDGYGTKLRKWLMTGVSYMVPFVAAGGLLIALGFAIGGYRISDAKPVTEVFDWGQVDSWGALLFQIGGVAFGFLIPVLAGYIAYGMADRPGLVPGFVGGMISFNINAGFLGGLVAGLLAGAVVLAIQRVRIPPVLRGIMPVVVIPLISSIVVGFLMLVVIGKPIAEAQDAMTDWLGGLSGTNAVLLGVLLGLMMCFDLGGPVNKVAYAFATAGIAVQDPSDSAMKIMAAVMAAGMVPPLGMALATTLRKKLFTPAEQENGKAAWVLGASFITEGAIPFAAADPLRVIPASMAGGAVTGALTMAFGSTLRAPHGGVWVTFLIGKPFLYLLAILVGTAVTAALVIVLKGMRKQAGDDGTAKASEAAAPSQPKEPVAA, translated from the coding sequence ATGAGCGAGATGATCACCGCGGACCTGGTCGATCTCGACCTGTCCGCCGATACGAAGGAAGCGGCGGCGCGTGCCCTCGCCGAACGCATGGTGTCCCTGGGGCGGGTGACCGACCTGGACGGATTCCTCGCCGACGTCGCCGCCCGCGAGGCCCAGATGCCGACCGGCCTCGACGGCGGCATCGGCATCCCGCACTGCCGCAGCGAGCACGTCACCGAGCCGACCCTGGCCTTCGGACGCAGCACGGCGGGGGTGGACTTCGGCGCGCCGGACGGCCCGGCCGATCTGATCTTCCTGATCGCCGCCCCGGCGGGCGCGGACGACGCCCACCTCACGATCCTGTCGTCGCTGGCCCGTCAGCTGATGAACGCCGAGTTCACGTCCGCGCTGCGCTCGGCGCGGGACGCGGCGGCCGCGGCGGCCCTCATCCGCGGGGACGAGGCGCCCGCGGCGGCCGGCACGAAGCCCGCCCCGGCCGAAGCGGCACCTGCTTCGGCATCTGCCCCGGCCCCGGTTCCGGCTGCGAGTCCGGCCCCGGTTCCGGTTCCGCAGGCGGAGGACGCCACCACCACCGGCTCCGCCCCCGCCGCCCCCGTGACTGAGGCCGAGCCCGAGGTTGCGGCTGCGGCTGCGGCTGTGACGCCCGGGCGTCCGTTCCGGATCGTCGCCGTCACCTCCTGCCCCACCGGCATCGCGCACACCTACATGGCGGCCGAGTCGCTGGAGAACGCGGGCCGCGACGCCGGTGACGTCGAGGTGACCGTCGAGACTCAGGGGTCGGCGGGCTTCACCCGGCTCGACCCGGCCGTCATCGCCGCCGCGGACGGCGTGATCTTCGCGCACGACGTGCCGGTACGGGAGAAGGACCGGTTCGCCGGCAAGCCGACCGTGGACGTCGGCGTGAAGGCGGGCATCAACAAGCCGGCCGAGCTGATCGCCGAGGTGCGCGGCAAGGCCGAGCGCGGTGAGAGCACCTCGGCCGCCCGCTCCGGCGGCACCCCGGTGGACCGGACGGGCGAACCCGACGACGGCTACGGCACCAAGCTCCGCAAGTGGCTGATGACCGGTGTCAGTTACATGGTCCCCTTCGTGGCCGCGGGCGGTCTGCTGATCGCCCTCGGCTTCGCGATCGGCGGCTACAGGATCAGTGACGCCAAGCCGGTCACCGAGGTCTTCGACTGGGGCCAGGTCGACAGCTGGGGCGCGCTGCTGTTCCAGATCGGCGGCGTCGCCTTCGGCTTCCTGATCCCCGTCCTCGCCGGCTACATCGCCTACGGGATGGCCGACCGGCCGGGCCTCGTACCGGGCTTCGTCGGCGGCATGATCTCCTTCAACATCAACGCCGGTTTCCTCGGCGGCCTGGTGGCCGGTCTGCTGGCGGGCGCGGTGGTCCTCGCCATCCAGCGGGTCAGGATCCCTCCGGTGCTGCGCGGCATCATGCCGGTGGTCGTGATCCCGCTGATCTCGTCGATCGTCGTCGGCTTCCTGATGCTGGTCGTGATCGGCAAGCCCATCGCCGAGGCCCAGGACGCCATGACGGACTGGCTCGGCGGCCTCTCCGGCACGAACGCGGTGCTGCTCGGCGTCCTGCTCGGCCTGATGATGTGCTTCGACCTGGGCGGCCCGGTCAACAAGGTCGCGTACGCCTTCGCCACGGCCGGTATCGCCGTACAGGACCCCAGCGACTCCGCGATGAAGATCATGGCCGCCGTGATGGCCGCCGGAATGGTCCCGCCGCTCGGCATGGCGCTGGCGACGACCCTCCGCAAGAAGCTCTTCACCCCGGCCGAGCAGGAGAACGGTAAGGCCGCCTGGGTCCTGGGCGCGTCCTTCATCACCGAGGGGGCGATTCCCTTCGCGGCCGCGGACCCGCTGCGGGTCATCCCGGCCTCGATGGCGGGCGGCGCGGTCACCGGCGCCCTGACCATGGCCTTCGGCTCGACCCTGCGGGCCCCGCACGGCGGCGTCTGGGTCACCTTCCTGATCGGCAAGCCGTTCCTCTACCTGCTGGCCATCCTGGTCGGCACGGCCGTCACGGCCGCCCTGGTCATCGTTCTGAAGGGCATGCGCAAGCAGGCCGGAGACGACGGCACGGCGAAGGCCTCCGAGGCGGCGGCCCCGTCCCAGCCGAAGGAACCGGTCGCCGCGTAG